One Hordeum vulgare subsp. vulgare chromosome 4H, MorexV3_pseudomolecules_assembly, whole genome shotgun sequence DNA window includes the following coding sequences:
- the LOC123449854 gene encoding noroxomaritidine synthase 3-like, with protein sequence MQMQEQECVHISPYVALPGDLPSASSSSNPSQAMDSLYCFVQLLSLLCFFVFYYRHLQSKKISKAEPTEWPILGHLFGMVANLSHFHDWATGILTGTRYNFEARAGITGVRFFVTCDPANVRHIFTSNFLNYPKGQDFADIFDVFGDGIFNADGDSWSRQRAKSQLIMAGPRFRAFSARYTRDKVETSLLPFLAHAADAGTPCDLHDVFLRLTFDMTCNLVFGVDPGCLQVGLPVVPFARAMDDVLETLFLRHIISPACWKLMYRYEVGTERKMAAGRRTIDRFAADTIAKRRADHKLRDEGVTDSSDMLSSFICNGDASEYSDEFLRDTTVNLLLAGRDTTGAALSWFFYLLSKNPRVEQKILDELAPIASRKKQLAGDMVVLDVSELSGMVYLHAALCECLRLYPSVPFEHKAAVADDVLPSGHEMKAGDKILIFSYCMARMEGVWGKDCMEFRPERWVYADGKLRYEPSYKFISFNAGPRTCLGKEMAFVQMKTAAAAVLWNFAVEAVPGHVVEPKLSIILHMKNGLAVTVKRRNVAAVHG encoded by the coding sequence atgcaaatgcaAGAGCAAGAGTGCGTCCATATAAGCCCATATGTTGCACTGCCTGGTGACCTCCCATCTGCATCTTCTTCTTCCAATCCAAGCCAAGCCATGGATTCCCTCTACTGCTTCGTGCAGCTCCTCTCCCTCCTTTGCTTCTTCGTCTTCTACTACCGCCATCTCCAGTCCAAGAAAATAAGCAAGGCGGAGCCGACCGAATGGCCGATACTGGGCCATCTTTTCGGCATGGTCGCCAACCTCTCCCACTTCCATGACTGGGCCACCGGCATCCTCACCGGCACGCGCTACAACTTCGAAGCGCGCGCGGGGATCACCGGCGTCCGCTTCTTCGTCACCTGCGACCCCGCCAACGTGCGCCACATCTTCACCTCCAACTTCCTCAACTACCCCAAGGGCCAGGACTTCGCCGACATCTTCGACGTCTTCGGCGACGGCATCTTCAACGCCGACGGCGACTCCTGGAGCCGCCAGCGTGCCAAGTCCCAGCTCATCATGGCCGGCCCTCGCTTCCGCGCCTTCTCCGCGCGCTACACCCGCGACAAGGTGGAGACCAGCCTCCTGCCTTTCCTCGCGCACGCCGCCGACGCCGGGACCCCCTGCGACCTGCACGATGTCTTCCTCCGCCTCACCTTCGACATGACCTGCAACCTCGTCTTCGGCGTCGACCCCGGGTGCCTGCAGGTCGGCCTCCCCGTGGTGCCCTTCGCGCGCGCCATGGACGACGTGCTGGAGACGCTCTTCCTCCGCCACATCATCTCCCCCGCGTGCTGGAAGCTCATGTACCGCTACGAGGTCGGCACGGAGAGGAAGATGGCCGCGGGTCGCCGGACCATCGACCGGTTCGCCGCCGACACCATCGCCAAACGCAGGGCCGACCACAAGCTCCGCGACGAGGGCGTCACCGACTCGTCCGACATGCTCTCGTCCTTCATCTGCAACGGTGACGCCAGCGAGTACAGCGACGAGTTCTTGCGTGACACCACGGTGAACCTCCTGCTCGCCGGCCGGGACACCACCGGCGCGGCGCTGTCCTGGTTCTTCTACCTGCTCTCCAAGAACCCGCGCGTCGAGCAGAAGATCCTGGACGAGCTGGCGCCCATCGCTTCCCGGAAGAAGCAGCTGGCCGGCGACATGGTGGTGTTGGACGTGAGCGAGCTGAGCGGCATGGTGTACCTGCACGCGGCGCTGTGCGAGTGCCTGAGGCTGTACCCGTCCGTGCCCTTCGAGCACAAGGCGGCGGTGGCCGACGACGTGCTCCCGAGCGGGCACGAGATGAAGGCCGGCGACAagatactcatcttctcctactgCATGGCGAGGATGGAGGGCGTGTGGGGCAAGGACTGCATGGAGTTCAGGCCGGAGAGGTGGGTGTACGCCGACGGGAAGCTGAGGTACGAGCCGTCCTACAAGTTCATCTCCTTCAACGCCGGCCCGAGGACCTGCCTCGGCAAGGAGATGGCGTTCGTGCAGATGaagaccgccgccgccgccgtgctcTGGAACTTCGCCGTCGAGGCCGTGCCAGGACACGTCGTTGAGCCCAAGCTGTCCATCATTCTCCACATGAAGAACGGGCTCGCCGTCACCGTCAAGAGGAGGAACGTCGCGGCCGTGCATGGCTAG